In Vigna radiata var. radiata cultivar VC1973A chromosome 3, Vradiata_ver6, whole genome shotgun sequence, the following proteins share a genomic window:
- the LOC106757214 gene encoding 40S ribosomal protein S23 → MGKTRGMGAARKLKSHRRRQRWADKSYKKSHLGNEWKKPFAGSSHAKGIVLEKIGIEAKQPNSAIRKCARVQLIKNGKKIAAFVPNDGCLNYIEENDEVLIAGFGRKGHAVGDIPGVRFKVVKVSGVSLLALFKEKKEKPRS, encoded by the exons ATGGG gAAAACACGTGGAATGGGAGCTGCCCGCAAGCTGAAGTCCCACCGTAGGAGACAAAGGTGGGCTGACAAATCATACAAAAAGTCTCATCTTGGCAATGAATGGAAAAAGCCTTTTGCAGGTTCTTCCCATGCCAAGGGAATTGTTCTCGAGAAAAT agGTATTGAGGCTAAGCAGCCCAACTCTGCCATTCGTAAATGTGCTAGGGTTCAGCTCATCAAGAATGGGAAGAAGATCGCTGCCTTTGTGCCAAACGATGGTTGTTTAAATTACATCGAAGAAAAT GATGAGGTTTTGATTGCTGGATTTGGACGAAAAGGTCACGCCGTGGGAGATATTCCTGGTGTCAGATTCAAGGTCGTAAAAGTTTCTGGGGTGTCTCTCCTGGCTCTTTTCaaggagaagaaggagaagccAAGGTCATAA